A region from the Methylocella sp. genome encodes:
- the cbiE gene encoding precorrin-6y C5,15-methyltransferase (decarboxylating) subunit CbiE, with the protein MTEKQWLSLIGIGEDGLDGLIPAARMHLAQACFVIGGARHLELAGPLRGETMTWPSPIEAAAPQILARRGEPVCVLASGDPFFYGIGALLSAHVPRDEMRCIPSPSSFSLAAARLHWSLQDCALISLHGRDFEQIIPALQPGAKILCLSWDEATPPRLAKLLCERGLGKSSITVMEAMGGPRERLRSSAADAFSITDINPLNLVAIGVSAEPRERMIPISSGLDDIWFENDGQLTKRNIRAMTLSALAPRRGGLLWDVGAGSGSIAIEWLLLDPANRAIAIEARPDRAERILRNAKNLGAPQITIVTGAAPEAFANLPKPQAIFIGGGAGDNALVDAALAALSPGGRLVVNAVTLETEASLIAHFKAHGGELTKIEIAHADPLGDFHGWRPAMPITQWVVIK; encoded by the coding sequence ATGACCGAGAAACAATGGCTATCGTTGATCGGCATTGGCGAAGATGGCCTTGACGGTCTCATCCCTGCCGCGCGAATGCATCTGGCGCAAGCCTGTTTCGTCATTGGCGGCGCGCGGCACCTTGAGCTCGCGGGTCCGCTCAGGGGCGAAACCATGACCTGGCCCTCGCCCATTGAGGCCGCCGCGCCGCAAATCCTTGCGCGCCGAGGCGAGCCGGTGTGCGTCCTTGCTTCGGGAGATCCCTTCTTCTACGGCATCGGCGCTTTGCTCAGCGCCCATGTGCCGCGAGATGAAATGCGCTGCATTCCGTCGCCCTCCAGTTTCAGCCTCGCCGCCGCGCGTTTGCATTGGAGCCTCCAGGACTGCGCTTTGATTTCGCTGCACGGGCGCGATTTCGAGCAAATCATTCCAGCGCTCCAGCCCGGAGCGAAAATCCTCTGTCTGTCCTGGGACGAAGCGACGCCGCCTCGCTTGGCGAAGCTGCTCTGCGAGCGAGGGCTCGGTAAATCCAGCATAACAGTCATGGAAGCGATGGGCGGTCCGCGAGAGCGTCTGCGCAGCTCAGCGGCCGACGCTTTCAGCATAACTGACATTAATCCTCTTAATCTTGTCGCCATCGGGGTCAGCGCCGAGCCGCGTGAGCGCATGATTCCGATCAGCAGCGGTCTCGACGACATCTGGTTTGAGAACGACGGCCAGCTCACCAAACGCAACATTCGCGCGATGACGTTGTCGGCGCTTGCGCCGCGGCGCGGAGGTTTGCTGTGGGACGTCGGCGCGGGCTCCGGTTCGATTGCGATCGAATGGCTTCTGCTCGATCCTGCCAATCGCGCCATTGCGATTGAAGCGCGTCCTGACCGCGCCGAGCGAATTTTGCGCAACGCCAAAAATCTCGGGGCGCCGCAAATCACGATCGTGACTGGCGCGGCGCCGGAAGCCTTCGCCAATCTGCCAAAGCCGCAGGCGATTTTCATTGGCGGCGGGGCCGGCGACAATGCTCTTGTCGATGCGGCTCTCGCTGCGCTTTCGCCGGGCGGACGCCTTGTCGTCAACGCCGTGACGCTTGAAACCGAGGCGAGCCTCATCGCCCATTTCAAAGCGCATGGCGGCGAACTTACGAAAATCGAGATCGCCCACGCCGATCCGCTTGGAGATTTCCACGGTTGGCGACCCGCGATGCCGATCACGCAATGGGTCGTCATAAAATGA
- the cobJ gene encoding precorrin-3B C(17)-methyltransferase: MSAGSLRIVGLGPGFEGWITPEVLSLLTDATDLVGYAPYLDRLPIQAAQTRHGSDNRVELKRAEHALRLAQQGRRVAVVSGGDPGVFAMAAAVFEAIDLGEPAWREIDVAVCPGISAMQAAAARIGAPLGHDFCAISLSDNLKPWALVERRLLAAAQGDFVIALYNPASKTRPDQIHAGFSLLRQHKASATPVVFARAIGRPDEQITITTLEAADPALADMSTLVIIGSSATRIITRGAAQPFIYTPRSAEIAP; the protein is encoded by the coding sequence ATGAGCGCGGGCAGCCTGCGGATCGTCGGACTGGGTCCAGGCTTTGAAGGCTGGATCACGCCCGAAGTTTTGAGCCTCCTCACTGACGCCACCGATCTCGTCGGTTATGCGCCTTATCTCGATAGACTTCCGATTCAGGCCGCCCAGACTCGGCACGGCAGCGACAACAGGGTCGAGCTGAAGCGCGCCGAACACGCATTGCGCCTCGCGCAGCAAGGCCGCCGCGTCGCTGTCGTCTCAGGCGGCGATCCGGGCGTCTTCGCGATGGCCGCAGCGGTGTTCGAGGCGATTGATCTTGGCGAACCCGCGTGGCGCGAAATCGATGTTGCCGTGTGCCCGGGCATATCCGCGATGCAAGCGGCGGCGGCGCGGATCGGCGCGCCCCTGGGCCATGATTTCTGCGCGATTTCCTTATCTGACAATCTCAAACCTTGGGCGCTTGTCGAGCGCAGACTTCTGGCGGCGGCGCAGGGAGATTTCGTCATCGCTCTCTACAATCCAGCCTCAAAAACACGGCCTGATCAGATCCATGCAGGCTTTTCTTTGCTGCGCCAACATAAGGCTAGCGCGACGCCGGTGGTCTTCGCCCGCGCTATCGGGCGGCCAGATGAACAAATCACCATCACGACGCTCGAGGCGGCGGACCCCGCGCTCGCCGATATGAGCACGCTCGTCATCATTGGATCGAGCGCGACGAGAATTATCACGCGCGGCGCCGCGCAGCCCTTCATCTATACGCCGCGCAGCGCGGAGATCGCTCCATGA
- a CDS encoding cobalt-precorrin-6A reductase, with the protein MRVLVLGGTSQASELAVLLAGRRDIQAMLSFAGRTVAPVAPPISFRIGGFGGPDGLAAYLKAERIDILVDATHPFADRISRNASIAAGKTNIPLITLSRPAWTREAGDDWIEASDMESAVAALGCEPKRVFLTVGRLQLQAFEAAPQHFYLIRSIDPSAAPLNLPHHRMIAARGPFAVEAEEHLLRAEKIDVIVAKNSGAAAVFGKILAARRLGVPVIMIERPPIGAQAVHDPTDVITFILRHGAISALRGV; encoded by the coding sequence ATGCGGGTTCTCGTGCTCGGCGGAACATCGCAGGCAAGCGAGCTGGCGGTCTTGCTCGCCGGGCGTCGCGATATTCAGGCCATGCTGTCGTTTGCGGGCCGCACGGTGGCGCCGGTCGCGCCGCCGATCTCGTTCCGCATCGGAGGCTTTGGCGGGCCCGATGGACTTGCCGCCTATCTCAAGGCGGAGCGCATCGATATTCTCGTCGACGCCACGCATCCCTTCGCTGATCGAATCTCGCGCAACGCATCGATCGCCGCAGGCAAGACCAATATTCCGCTCATTACATTGTCGCGCCCTGCGTGGACGCGCGAGGCGGGCGATGATTGGATCGAGGCATCCGATATGGAGAGCGCTGTCGCGGCGTTGGGGTGCGAGCCAAAGCGTGTGTTTCTCACCGTAGGGCGTCTGCAATTGCAGGCTTTCGAGGCTGCGCCGCAACACTTCTATCTCATTCGCAGCATCGATCCCAGCGCGGCGCCGCTGAACCTGCCGCATCATCGCATGATCGCCGCGAGAGGACCTTTCGCCGTTGAAGCTGAGGAGCATCTTTTGCGCGCGGAAAAAATCGACGTCATCGTCGCCAAGAACAGCGGCGCAGCGGCGGTGTTCGGCAAAATTCTCGCCGCGCGTCGGCTTGGCGTGCCTGTAATCATGATCGAGCGACCCCCGATTGGGGCGCAGGCCGTGCATGATCCGACGGATGTCATTACCTTCATCCTGCGTCATGGAGCGATCTCCGCGCTGCGCGGCGTATAG
- the cobG gene encoding precorrin-3B synthase yields MLTREQLRRGRCPGALSPMQAQDGLLVRLRISGGTVAASTMRRLAEAGREYGNGLFDLSSRGNLQLRGLTDKTLPSLIGTLADLGLIDDEPAAEAVRNVLTSPLAGFGAAIDVAPIGNALEAALVRARDLHDLPGKFCFLIDDGGPFSLALIPADVRFLLRPNCDDFIVSIGGDASDAIDLGACDSGMIVDIALRLARTFRDLSASMSEPPRRMRELVSRCGPLAIANATGLSLAPAGRRKVQDELSAVGLLDIGAGISGFGAGAAFGRLTATMLDAAADAAEIFGLGEIRLTPWRALIAPHIDARRCEALRQHFAAAGFIIDSEDPRLAVAACGGAPACARGTTDSHSDALALASIARRLQRSGVALHVSGCCKGCAKPSATPYTLVANAGLYDLAFNATTHDPSLTQGLTLAAARDMLGAAAGRAEDNAKRDIS; encoded by the coding sequence ATGTTGACGCGCGAACAATTGCGGAGGGGGCGCTGCCCCGGCGCGCTTTCGCCCATGCAGGCGCAAGATGGACTGCTCGTGCGCTTGCGCATCAGCGGCGGGACTGTCGCCGCCTCAACGATGCGCCGCCTCGCCGAAGCCGGGCGGGAATATGGCAATGGATTGTTCGACCTTTCCTCGCGCGGCAATCTGCAATTGCGCGGATTAACGGACAAAACCTTGCCCTCTCTCATCGGGACGCTCGCAGATCTCGGCCTGATCGACGACGAACCCGCAGCGGAAGCCGTGCGCAATGTTTTGACCAGCCCGCTCGCGGGTTTTGGCGCGGCGATCGATGTCGCGCCAATCGGCAACGCGCTTGAAGCCGCGCTCGTTCGCGCCAGGGATTTGCATGATCTTCCCGGCAAATTCTGCTTTCTGATCGATGATGGCGGTCCTTTTTCCCTGGCTTTAATTCCCGCCGATGTAAGATTTCTCCTTCGACCAAACTGTGACGATTTCATCGTCTCAATCGGCGGCGACGCAAGCGACGCAATTGATCTTGGCGCATGCGACTCCGGCATGATCGTGGATATCGCCTTGCGCTTGGCCCGCACGTTTCGAGACCTCAGCGCGTCAATGTCCGAACCGCCGCGCAGAATGCGCGAGCTTGTCTCTCGTTGCGGCCCGCTGGCGATCGCCAATGCGACAGGCCTCTCTTTGGCCCCGGCGGGGAGGCGCAAGGTCCAGGACGAGCTCTCCGCCGTCGGGCTGTTGGATATTGGCGCAGGGATCTCCGGCTTTGGCGCAGGCGCAGCATTTGGCCGCCTCACCGCAACGATGCTCGATGCGGCGGCGGACGCTGCGGAGATTTTTGGCCTCGGCGAAATCAGGCTGACGCCCTGGCGCGCGCTCATCGCGCCGCACATCGATGCGCGGCGCTGCGAGGCTTTGCGCCAGCATTTCGCAGCGGCGGGCTTCATCATTGATAGCGAAGACCCGAGGCTTGCAGTCGCCGCCTGCGGCGGCGCGCCGGCCTGCGCGCGCGGAACGACGGACTCCCACTCGGACGCATTGGCTCTGGCCTCAATCGCCCGGCGTCTGCAGAGAAGCGGCGTCGCACTGCATGTGTCGGGGTGCTGCAAAGGCTGCGCCAAGCCAAGCGCGACGCCATACACGCTCGTCGCCAACGCGGGCCTCTACGATCTTGCCTTCAACGCGACGACCCACGATCCCAGCCTCACCCAAGGCCTCACTCTGGCGGCCGCCCGCGACATGTTGGGCGCGGCTGCAGGGCGGGCCGAAGACAACGCAAAACGCGACATCTCATGA
- a CDS encoding precorrin-2 C(20)-methyltransferase codes for MSAQPQREGRLYGVGLGPGDPDLLTIKATKILGSAPVVAFFAKKGRRGRARAIVDRWLPRHCIELPLLYPLTTEAHFSSPVYIEELRAFYSDATQAIAEHLIAGRDVALICEGDPLFYGSFMHLYVRLKDRFDIEVVPGVTGMSGCWSAAKTPISWGDDVFSVLPGTLDQPTLVRHLESSDAAIIIKLGANLGKVRAAIMQAGREKSAIYVEHGTQQAEKILTLDDKTDDVAPYFSMILIPGQGRRP; via the coding sequence ATGAGCGCCCAGCCGCAACGCGAGGGCCGTCTCTATGGCGTCGGGCTCGGGCCGGGCGATCCCGATCTATTGACCATCAAGGCGACGAAGATTCTCGGATCCGCCCCGGTCGTCGCTTTTTTCGCAAAGAAAGGCAGGCGCGGAAGGGCACGCGCGATCGTCGATCGCTGGCTTCCGCGACATTGCATCGAACTGCCGCTGCTCTATCCTCTGACGACGGAAGCGCATTTCTCCAGTCCGGTCTATATCGAGGAGCTGCGCGCCTTCTATAGCGATGCAACGCAAGCGATAGCCGAACATCTCATCGCGGGGAGGGACGTCGCCCTCATTTGCGAAGGCGATCCTTTGTTCTACGGTTCATTCATGCATCTTTATGTGCGGCTGAAAGATCGTTTCGACATCGAGGTCGTTCCTGGCGTCACGGGCATGTCGGGGTGCTGGAGCGCGGCAAAAACGCCGATCAGCTGGGGCGATGACGTCTTCAGCGTTCTACCCGGAACACTGGATCAACCAACGCTCGTGCGCCATCTCGAGTCGAGCGACGCCGCAATCATCATCAAGCTCGGCGCCAACCTCGGCAAAGTCCGCGCCGCGATCATGCAAGCGGGGCGCGAAAAATCCGCGATCTACGTTGAGCATGGCACGCAACAAGCCGAGAAAATATTGACCCTCGATGACAAGACCGACGACGTCGCGCCTTATTTTTCGATGATCCTCATTCCTGGCCAAGGCAGGCGGCCATGA
- the cobM gene encoding precorrin-4 C(11)-methyltransferase produces MTVHFIGAGPGAPDLITVRGRDLIATSPVCLFAGSLVPRALLAHCPAGARIIDTAAMNLDEIVAEFLRAHQAGEDVARLHSGDISIWSALGEQIRRLDELAIPYTITPGVPAFAAAAAALGCELTLPEVAQSLVLTRTQGRASSMPERETLAAFAATRTTLAIHLSIHAIDQVVAELTPHYGPDCPVAIVFRASWPEQRILRGTLASIAEQLAAAPMERTALIFVGRVLKTRDFRDSALYDADYKRRFRGEPQ; encoded by the coding sequence ATGACCGTCCACTTTATTGGCGCGGGGCCGGGCGCGCCCGATCTCATAACCGTGCGCGGCCGCGATCTGATAGCGACCTCGCCCGTTTGCCTCTTCGCGGGTTCGCTGGTGCCGCGCGCGCTGCTGGCGCATTGCCCGGCCGGGGCGCGCATCATCGATACGGCGGCGATGAATCTTGATGAAATCGTCGCGGAATTCTTGCGCGCGCATCAAGCCGGAGAAGATGTCGCGCGGCTGCATTCGGGGGATATCTCCATCTGGAGCGCCTTGGGCGAGCAGATCCGCCGCCTGGATGAACTCGCCATCCCTTATACGATCACGCCCGGCGTTCCGGCTTTCGCCGCCGCGGCGGCGGCGTTGGGCTGCGAACTGACCTTGCCGGAAGTCGCGCAATCGCTTGTCTTGACGCGTACGCAGGGCAGAGCTTCATCCATGCCCGAGCGCGAGACGCTTGCGGCTTTCGCGGCAACGCGGACAACGCTGGCGATTCATCTCTCGATTCACGCCATCGACCAAGTCGTCGCCGAACTGACCCCGCATTATGGCCCCGATTGCCCTGTGGCGATCGTCTTTCGCGCTTCCTGGCCCGAGCAAAGAATCCTGCGCGGGACGCTGGCGTCGATCGCGGAGCAACTCGCCGCCGCCCCGATGGAGCGAACCGCTTTGATCTTCGTCGGACGGGTTCTGAAGACGCGCGACTTCCGCGATAGCGCCCTCTATGACGCCGATTACAAGCGCCGGTTTCGCGGAGAGCCTCAGTGA
- a CDS encoding cobyrinate a,c-diamide synthase: MKRARFSSPSSPNLARGLVIAAPRSGSGKTLLTLGLMRAFKNKGLRVGGAKCGPDYIDPAFHAAATGQQSLNLDSWAMSPPLLRALAGAASETLSGEACDLVLCEGSMGLFDGVAGEPGRTGASADVAAALGWPVLLCVDVSGQAQSAAAIVKGCALYDPRISIAGVILNRVASERHRKLATQAIEALGVPVFGALPRATKIDLPERHLGLVQAEETADLDSLLDKIAGFVTEHADMSAILPYARAATIAHDAPAVALPPPAQRIAIARDVAFSFVYPHILASWRKAGAEIAFFSPLDDEPPPEQSEFCWLPGGYPELHAGRLADAHRFFDGLRRFATTRPVHGECGGYMVLGQSLIDQTGQAHRMAGLLSPSFSFAKRTLHLGYRDARLAADHSLGPADARLRGHEFHYATIEGSSEADPPFAFVRDAHGNVEQPAGGRRGLVSGSFFHVIAAEAF; the protein is encoded by the coding sequence GTGAAGCGCGCACGTTTTTCTTCGCCGTCTTCGCCTAATCTGGCGCGCGGCCTCGTCATTGCCGCTCCGCGATCGGGCAGCGGCAAAACGCTGCTGACCCTTGGTCTCATGCGCGCGTTCAAAAACAAAGGCCTGCGCGTCGGCGGCGCCAAATGCGGACCAGATTACATCGATCCCGCTTTCCATGCTGCGGCCACCGGACAGCAGAGCCTCAATCTCGACAGTTGGGCGATGTCGCCTCCGCTCCTCCGCGCGCTCGCCGGCGCCGCAAGCGAGACTTTAAGCGGAGAAGCCTGCGACCTCGTGCTCTGCGAGGGCTCGATGGGGCTCTTCGACGGCGTCGCGGGGGAGCCCGGGCGAACCGGGGCCTCAGCCGATGTCGCGGCGGCGCTCGGCTGGCCAGTCCTCCTCTGCGTCGACGTCAGCGGCCAAGCGCAATCGGCCGCCGCCATCGTTAAAGGCTGCGCGCTTTACGATCCGCGCATAAGTATCGCGGGCGTGATCTTGAACCGCGTCGCCAGCGAGCGGCATCGGAAACTCGCGACGCAAGCCATCGAGGCGCTCGGCGTCCCGGTGTTCGGCGCGTTGCCCCGCGCGACAAAAATCGATCTGCCGGAGCGCCATCTTGGTCTCGTTCAGGCTGAGGAAACCGCCGATCTCGACAGCCTACTGGACAAGATCGCCGGCTTCGTCACCGAACATGCCGACATGAGCGCCATATTGCCTTACGCCCGCGCCGCGACCATTGCGCATGATGCGCCCGCAGTCGCTTTGCCCCCCCCCGCGCAACGCATCGCGATCGCGCGGGACGTCGCTTTTTCGTTTGTCTATCCGCATATTCTGGCCAGCTGGCGAAAAGCCGGCGCGGAGATCGCGTTCTTTTCGCCGCTTGACGATGAGCCGCCGCCGGAGCAAAGCGAGTTCTGCTGGCTGCCGGGCGGCTACCCTGAACTTCATGCTGGCCGGCTCGCCGACGCGCATAGGTTTTTCGACGGCCTGCGAAGGTTTGCGACAACGCGGCCGGTGCATGGCGAATGTGGCGGCTACATGGTTTTGGGCCAAAGCTTGATCGACCAGACCGGCCAGGCGCATCGCATGGCGGGATTGCTCAGCCCCTCCTTCAGTTTCGCCAAACGGACGCTGCATCTTGGCTATCGCGATGCGCGGCTCGCCGCCGATCATTCTTTGGGACCGGCCGATGCGCGCCTGCGCGGCCACGAGTTTCATTACGCAACGATCGAAGGTTCGAGCGAAGCCGATCCGCCTTTCGCCTTCGTTCGCGACGCCCACGGGAATGTGGAGCAACCAGCGGGCGGCCGTCGGGGACTGGTGAGCGGCAGCTTTTTCCATGTCATCGCCGCGGAAGCGTTCTAA
- a CDS encoding cobalamin biosynthesis protein: MRIAIGVGCKQGCASEAIIAVVRRALSSAQRSDAVALFTHQDKQGEAGLIEAARRLALPLVFLDRAALREAAPRAVTYSAKVMAMFGLPSIAETAALAGAGPGSILLVPRISDAGASCAIAGTNER, from the coding sequence ATGAGAATCGCAATCGGCGTCGGATGCAAGCAAGGCTGCGCCAGCGAAGCGATCATCGCTGTGGTGCGGCGCGCGCTATCGAGCGCGCAGCGCTCAGACGCGGTGGCCCTCTTCACGCATCAGGACAAGCAAGGCGAAGCCGGACTGATCGAGGCCGCTCGACGCCTTGCGCTGCCGCTGGTTTTTCTGGATAGGGCCGCCCTGCGCGAGGCCGCTCCGCGCGCCGTCACCTATTCGGCAAAAGTGATGGCGATGTTTGGCCTGCCTTCGATCGCCGAGACCGCCGCGCTCGCCGGGGCCGGCCCCGGCTCCATCCTGCTTGTCCCTCGCATTAGCGACGCGGGAGCAAGCTGCGCCATCGCCGGGACAAACGAGAGATGA
- a CDS encoding precorrin-8X methylmutase, which produces MNAKQEQSSRFDYIRDGAEIYRRSFATIRAEADLKRFTKAEESVAVRIIHACGMVEVAADLAFSPEVVLQARRALQSGAPILCDSKMVAQGVTKARLPKNNDVVCTLGDPATAKLAARIGNTRSAAALELWRDRLDGAIVAIGNAPTALFHLLDMLDHGAARPACIIGMPVGFVGAAESKEALILSSPAPFIAVRGRKGGSAMAAATLNALASETE; this is translated from the coding sequence ATGAACGCCAAGCAAGAACAATCGAGCCGCTTTGATTACATTCGCGATGGAGCGGAAATCTACCGCCGCTCTTTTGCGACGATACGCGCTGAGGCTGATCTCAAACGATTCACCAAGGCTGAAGAGAGCGTCGCGGTGCGCATCATCCACGCCTGCGGCATGGTTGAGGTCGCCGCCGATCTTGCTTTCTCTCCCGAGGTTGTCTTGCAAGCGCGGCGCGCACTGCAATCCGGCGCGCCGATCTTGTGCGATTCCAAAATGGTCGCGCAGGGCGTGACGAAAGCGCGGCTTCCGAAAAATAATGACGTAGTGTGCACGCTGGGTGACCCCGCGACCGCAAAGCTCGCGGCGCGGATCGGCAATACGCGCAGCGCGGCGGCGCTCGAACTCTGGCGCGACCGGCTTGATGGCGCGATCGTCGCCATCGGCAACGCCCCCACCGCCTTGTTCCATTTGCTCGACATGCTTGATCATGGCGCAGCGCGCCCCGCCTGCATTATCGGAATGCCGGTCGGCTTTGTCGGCGCCGCCGAATCGAAGGAGGCACTGATCCTCTCATCGCCCGCGCCTTTTATCGCCGTGCGCGGACGCAAGGGCGGCAGCGCGATGGCCGCGGCGACGCTCAATGCGCTTGCGAGCGAAACCGAATGA